From the genome of Frankiaceae bacterium:
GTCGCGCTTGCCGTCTCCGTCGAGGTCGCCGGCGTCGTCGGCGTACGCGTAGTCGAACTCGGCGCCTGCCGCGTGCGTACGCGCGTCCGAGAGGCGCTCCGCGATCAGCTCGCGCTGCCTGTCCCACTCCGCGCGGCTCGCGCGGGTCGTGCCGGCCGTGCGGGCGTCGGTGCCCGCGCCGTCCGCCAGTGCGGGCGCGGCGCCGAGCGCCAGCGCAGCCGCGAGCAACACCTTGGTCCACCGCATCGCGGTGCCCCCCTGTTCTCTGGGTAAGTCCGGCATCCCCGGCCGGAAGTAGAACGTTTCGACACGGCCAGTTGGTTGCCTTCTGTCCGATATCCGACAATTCTAGTTGACAACGGTTTTCATGTTCGGTGAGGATGCGCCCCATGCGCTACGTCCTCGCCGTCCTGCTCTGCCTCCTGCCAGGCTGCGCGCGCGGAGGCGGGGACGACGGCCGGGTCACGGTGGTCACCGCCGTCTATCCCCTCACGTACGCCGTCCAGCGCATCGGCGGCGAGCACGTGCGCGTCGTGGACCTGGCTCCCCCCGGCGCCGAGCCGCACGACGTCGAGCTGACTCCCGCCCAGGTGGGACGCGTCGAGCAGGCCGACCTCGTCGTGCTGGTGCGCGGCCTTCAGCCCGCGCTCGACGACGCCGCCGGGGTCAGGACGCTCGACGTCCTCAGGGGCGGCACCGACCCGCACGTCTGGCTCGACCCCCCGGCGTACGCCGAGATCGTCGCGTTGATCACCGCCCGCCTCGTCGCGCTCGACAGGGAGCACGCGCCCGCGTTCAGCGACAACGCGAGGACGTTCGCCGCCGAGCTGGAGTCGTTCCACGGCGACGCGCAGGAGACCCTGGCCCGCTGCGCGCGCAAGGACCTCGTGACGAGCCACGCGGCGTTCGGCCGCTTCGCGAAGCGCTACGGCCTGCGCGAGACCGGCATCGCAGGCGTCGGCGACGAGGCCGAGCCGTCGCCGGCGCGGCTCGCCGAGGTGGCAGCGCTGGTCGAGCGGAACGGCGTCACGACCGTCTTCGCCGAGTCGGCCGACTCGCGGCCCGCGCAGACCGTGGCGCGCGAGGCCGGTGCCCAGGTCGCGGTGCTCGACCCGCTCGAGGTGTCCCGCGGCGACGACTACCTCACCGTGATGCGGCGCAATCTCGACGCCGTGAAGACGGGCTTGGGGTGCGGGTGACGGCGGCGTTCGAGCTGGTGGGTGGCCGGGTCGTCCTCGGCGGCCGGGAGGTGCTGCGCGGGATCGACTTCACGCTCGGCGCGTCGGAGTTCGTCGCGGTCCTCGGCGCCAACGGTTCCGGCAAGAGCACGCTCGTCCGCACCCTCGTGGGCCTGCTGCCGCTCTCGG
Proteins encoded in this window:
- a CDS encoding metal ABC transporter substrate-binding protein; amino-acid sequence: MRYVLAVLLCLLPGCARGGGDDGRVTVVTAVYPLTYAVQRIGGEHVRVVDLAPPGAEPHDVELTPAQVGRVEQADLVVLVRGLQPALDDAAGVRTLDVLRGGTDPHVWLDPPAYAEIVALITARLVALDREHAPAFSDNARTFAAELESFHGDAQETLARCARKDLVTSHAAFGRFAKRYGLRETGIAGVGDEAEPSPARLAEVAALVERNGVTTVFAESADSRPAQTVAREAGAQVAVLDPLEVSRGDDYLTVMRRNLDAVKTGLGCG